The following DNA comes from Clostridia bacterium.
GATGCCTCCTAGAACTCCAATGGGCTTAGTCTATCCCATCGAGGGGGACCGTGCGGGCGGGATTCCGAAACTGAGCTTCGTCCTGCCAGTTCCTGGCCGTTGACGCGGGGCGTCCCCGTTCCTAAAATTGCGTCCAGTGCCGCGACAACTGAAGACCGACTCTTATCAAGAGATGGCTGAGGGACTGGCCCGATGAAGCCCGGCAACCTCCCCGCGCTCTGGGCGGCGCGGGAAAGGTGCCAAATCCTGCAGAGCTCGGCTCTGAGAGATAAGAGGAGCGACTTGGACTTCTGGCGCCCCTCTGTCACTCGGAGGGGCGTTTTTCATGGCCCCTCCCCGCGGCGACTTTCCACGAGGAGGTGGTCCATGCGTGATCACGATCGAGAACCTGCACAAGACCTACCGCGGCGACGGCCGCGAGACGCCGGCCCTACGCGGCGTGGACCTGCAGGTCGAGGCCGGCGAGATCTTCGGCATCATCGGCCTTTCCGGCGCCGGCAAGAGCACGCTCGTGCGCTGCCTGAACCTGCTCGAGCGCCCCGATCGCGGCCGCATCGTCATCGACGGCCGCGAGCTCTCCAGCCTCTCCCGGCGCGCCCTGCGCGCTGCCCGGCAAGAGATCGGCATGGTGTTCCAGCAGTTCAACCTGCTGAGTTCGCGCACGGCCGCCGGCAACGTCGCCCTTCCGCTCGAGATCCTGGGCTGGAAGCGCGACGCCATCCGCCGGCGCGTGGCCGAGCTGCTCGGGCTGGTCGGCCTTGCGGACAAGGCCGACGCGTACCCCGGCCAGCTGAGCGGCGGCCAGCAGCAGCGCGTGGGGATCGCGCGCGCCCTCGCGGCCCGTCCGAAGGTGCTGCTCTGCGACGAGCCGACGTCCGCGCTGGATCCGGTCACCACGCGGCAGATCCTCGACCTGCTGGCAGAGATCAACCGCCGCTTCGGCCTGACGATCGTGATCATCACGCACGAGCTTTCCGTGGTGAAATCCGTCTGCCACCGCGTGGCCGTGCTCGCCGACGGGCGGGTGGCGGAAGTCGGGCCGGTGGCACAGGTGATCGAAGAGACCCGCTCCGAGGCCGCGCGGCGCATCGTGGCGGCCTACCGGCAGCAGGAAGGCGGTGCCATCGCGTGAACCCCGACCTGCTGCCCAAGCTCGCGCAGGCGACCGTCGAAACGCTCGACATGGTCGGCGCAAGCGCCCTGTTCGCCACCCTGCTGGGCGTCCCCCTCGGCGTGCTCGTCGTCATCACGCGCCCGGGGCACGTCATGCCCGTGCCCGTCCTGCAGCGGGCGCTGGGCATCGTCATCAACACC
Coding sequences within:
- a CDS encoding ATP-binding cassette domain-containing protein; this translates as MAPPRGDFPRGGGPCVITIENLHKTYRGDGRETPALRGVDLQVEAGEIFGIIGLSGAGKSTLVRCLNLLERPDRGRIVIDGRELSSLSRRALRAARQEIGMVFQQFNLLSSRTAAGNVALPLEILGWKRDAIRRRVAELLGLVGLADKADAYPGQLSGGQQQRVGIARALAARPKVLLCDEPTSALDPVTTRQILDLLAEINRRFGLTIVIITHELSVVKSVCHRVAVLADGRVAEVGPVAQVIEETRSEAARRIVAAYRQQEGGAIA